The following coding sequences are from one Paenibacillus sp. JDR-2 window:
- a CDS encoding cache domain-containing sensor histidine kinase produces MKRIRFLIDWANRLYQQLEGSLKYKLIVFFIGISIIPLAVVGYLVSTKSSDLAVKRETENALNLNNTKMSALDRSFNEIEFMLGDLVTNFNTTYYLQNIDATNYESDRAFSVVSEVGSRLDSIMTSKPGLFDAVLIIPSGDVMPFLRGVVKGGELNNFKSLPAYANTVNIQAKAVWQYSYGNDGQELTVSESVVEPFSDEVLGVAVFDVNAEMLFDELNANTLAPGESIQIVTADHKVIYDSDRTKIGETVHIGEENARIWQTASGSFKETAKQGDAVVSYRTSDINGWKIIYKIPYDNIVRGVSQISRMILLVTLIVGCFAFIAALLLYIHLYKPIAQLIKAMKRFEIGQLQERVELDRTDEFGRLARAFNYLAERVEVLIEDVTLEQKAKKEHEIRALQAQITPHFLYNTINSIKSLARMNRPKDIEAMSGALIDLLRLSANQQTDLIRIVDELNYVSSYVTIMQYRYRMQLELDPRIPPRLQACGILKFSIQPIVENCIIHAFDPEMTERRIRIEAYEEEEKIRIEISDNGRGMDAGQLERLAGKLSSAASMPARDHKGRLHIGGMGLRNIHERLKLHYGEPYGLEFVSRLGEGTTVIMHIPYVQLDG; encoded by the coding sequence ATGAAGCGAATCCGTTTCCTGATTGATTGGGCGAACCGGTTGTATCAGCAGCTGGAAGGCAGTCTGAAATATAAGCTTATCGTTTTTTTTATCGGCATATCGATTATCCCTTTGGCGGTAGTTGGATATTTGGTCAGCACGAAATCATCCGATTTGGCGGTTAAACGGGAAACCGAAAACGCCCTTAACCTGAATAATACGAAGATGAGCGCGCTCGACCGCTCCTTTAATGAGATCGAGTTTATGCTCGGCGACTTGGTTACGAACTTCAATACCACGTATTATCTGCAAAATATTGACGCTACGAATTACGAGTCAGACCGCGCGTTTTCGGTCGTGTCGGAAGTGGGCTCCCGTCTCGACAGCATCATGACCAGCAAGCCCGGACTGTTTGATGCCGTTCTCATTATCCCGAGCGGGGACGTTATGCCGTTTCTGCGAGGAGTGGTCAAAGGCGGCGAGTTGAACAATTTCAAGAGTTTGCCTGCTTACGCCAATACCGTCAACATCCAAGCCAAAGCAGTATGGCAATATTCATATGGGAACGATGGGCAGGAGCTTACCGTCTCGGAAAGCGTGGTGGAACCGTTCAGCGACGAGGTATTGGGGGTTGCGGTCTTTGACGTCAATGCCGAAATGCTCTTTGACGAGCTTAATGCGAATACGCTGGCCCCGGGCGAATCGATTCAGATAGTGACGGCCGATCATAAAGTCATATATGATTCCGACCGGACAAAAATTGGAGAAACCGTCCATATCGGAGAAGAGAACGCGAGAATCTGGCAGACGGCGAGCGGCAGCTTCAAAGAGACAGCCAAGCAAGGAGATGCCGTTGTCTCTTACCGTACCTCCGATATTAACGGCTGGAAAATCATATACAAGATTCCATACGACAATATCGTCAGAGGAGTTAGTCAGATATCGCGCATGATACTGCTTGTTACCTTGATTGTGGGTTGTTTTGCCTTTATTGCGGCCTTGTTGCTGTATATTCATTTGTACAAGCCGATTGCCCAATTGATTAAGGCGATGAAAAGATTTGAAATCGGGCAGCTGCAGGAGAGGGTCGAGCTGGATCGTACCGATGAGTTCGGGAGACTAGCCCGGGCCTTTAATTATTTGGCTGAACGGGTCGAGGTCTTGATTGAGGATGTAACGCTGGAGCAGAAGGCGAAGAAGGAGCATGAGATCCGTGCTTTGCAGGCTCAGATCACCCCTCATTTTTTGTACAATACAATCAACTCGATCAAGTCGCTGGCCAGAATGAACCGCCCGAAGGATATCGAAGCGATGTCCGGTGCCTTGATTGACCTGCTTCGTCTCAGCGCCAACCAACAGACGGACCTTATCCGAATCGTGGACGAGTTGAATTATGTAAGCAGCTACGTGACAATCATGCAATACCGCTACAGAATGCAGCTTGAATTAGATCCCCGAATTCCGCCCAGACTGCAGGCCTGCGGCATTCTGAAATTCTCGATCCAGCCCATTGTGGAGAACTGCATTATCCATGCCTTTGACCCGGAAATGACGGAACGGCGCATTCGAATCGAAGCGTATGAAGAGGAGGAGAAAATCCGCATCGAGATCAGCGATAATGGAAGAGGGATGGATGCCGGGCAGCTGGAGCGGCTTGCGGGCAAGCTTAGCTCGGCGGCATCCATGCCGGCCCGCGATCATAAAGGCAGGCTCCATATCGGGGGAATGGGACTCCGAAATATCCACGAGCGGCTGAAGCTGCATTACGGAGAGCCGTATGGCCTTGAGTTCGTCAGTCGGCTAGGCGAAGGAACGACCGTTATTATGCATATTCCCTATGTACAGTTAGACGGATAG
- a CDS encoding carbohydrate ABC transporter permease encodes MQGASKLNKRENFWGYLFISPQIIGLLSFVLFPVAMSFYLMFTEWDFTNAPKWTGTDNFNVIFHEENFYYALRNTLYFVLGIVPVTTVISLIMALLTNRAIKGLSIYKAAFFLPMVTSSVAIVLVWYWVFAPDIGLLNNFLDVIGITGPNWLTEAFWARIAIVIMSTWQGMGYYYLIFLAGLKGIPEDYYEAAEIDGAGKLRKFFNITLPLLSPTTFFIIVTMLIGVFNLFQESFILTGGGPAFSTYTLVMYIYDLAFRYFRMGEAAVVSVVLFAIVLLVTFIQFRLSKRWVNYIE; translated from the coding sequence ATGCAAGGCGCATCGAAATTAAACAAGCGTGAGAACTTCTGGGGGTATTTGTTCATCTCGCCGCAGATCATCGGACTATTGTCCTTTGTCCTGTTCCCGGTCGCGATGTCGTTCTACTTAATGTTCACGGAATGGGATTTCACCAATGCACCGAAATGGACAGGCACGGACAACTTTAACGTGATTTTCCATGAAGAGAACTTCTATTACGCCCTTCGGAATACGCTCTACTTCGTTCTAGGGATTGTGCCGGTAACGACGGTCATCTCGCTAATTATGGCTCTTCTGACGAACCGGGCGATCAAAGGGCTATCCATCTACAAAGCGGCGTTCTTCCTGCCGATGGTCACCTCATCCGTTGCCATCGTGCTCGTATGGTATTGGGTGTTTGCGCCGGATATCGGGCTGCTTAACAATTTCCTTGACGTTATCGGCATTACGGGTCCCAACTGGCTGACCGAAGCCTTCTGGGCAAGAATCGCGATTGTCATTATGAGCACGTGGCAGGGAATGGGCTATTATTATCTGATTTTCCTCGCCGGACTGAAAGGCATCCCGGAAGATTATTATGAAGCCGCGGAAATAGACGGCGCGGGCAAGCTGCGGAAGTTTTTCAACATTACGCTGCCGCTCCTGTCCCCGACGACCTTCTTCATTATCGTAACGATGCTCATCGGCGTGTTTAATCTGTTCCAGGAAAGCTTCATCCTGACGGGCGGCGGTCCGGCCTTCTCGACCTACACGCTTGTCATGTACATCTATGATCTGGCTTTCCGTTACTTCCGGATGGGCGAAGCCGCGGTTGTGTCCGTCGTGCTGTTCGCCATCGTGCTGTTGGTCACCTTTATCCAGTTCCGACTTTCCAAAAGGTGGGTGAATTACATTGAATAG